In one Nicotiana sylvestris chromosome 8, ASM39365v2, whole genome shotgun sequence genomic region, the following are encoded:
- the LOC104247528 gene encoding ankyrin repeat-containing protein BDA1-like, with the protein MDQILTDVCEAGDIDDFYLLNPDLERIDEIPFVDTPLHIAASAGQTQLAIEILSLKPSFGRKLNSEGLSPLHSALKKGHVETAKRLIKHDPELIRVRGRERITPLHYVAETENMDLLGEFLYACPASSKDVTIRGETALHVAVKNSKLNCVLVLLGWLQRTNNREILKLKDENGDTVLHIAVSTNQLQIVKLLIKNMKNINEKNTQGMTALDIAIGLPDEQSREMKRVLRSAGASTTSSLKKDVLLSDFLGSKETITEKFVKYDVNLRKGLSNDVRNALLVVAILIATATYQALLSPPGGVTQSDGSTTTTASSGDRPGTVVLPKKYFNPIMYTNTICFVISVGLIIFLVQTSRYSLPLQLSLVFMMLSYMISLLAIFPPGKVAAYAVISSSIVIIYARFLGSMEYVPGLRWLLGYDRLKLQRKVVLSKYAKDGFN; encoded by the exons ATGGATCAAATACTGACCGATGTTTGTGAAGCAGGAGATATTGATGACTTCTACTTGCTAAATCCGGATCTTGAAAGAATCGATGAGATCCCATTTGTGGATACTCCATTACACATTGCTGCATCAGCTGGACAAACTCAATTAGCCATTGAAATCCTGAGCTTAAAGCCTTCATTTGGTAGAAAGCTAAACTCTGAAGGTCTAAGCCCCTTGCACTCAGCTCTGAAAAAAGGACATGTTGAGACCGCGAAACGACTCATCAAGCATGATCCCGAACTCATTCGTGTTAGAGGAAGAGAAAGAATTACTCCTTTACATTATGTAGCAGAAACAGAAAATATGGATCTTTTAGGGGAATTTCTCTATGCTTGTCCTGCATCAAGCAAGGATGTGACAATTCGTGGCGAGACTGCTTTACATGTTGCTGTCAAAAACAGCAAGTTAAATTGTGTTCTAGTTTTACTAGGATGGCTCCAAAGGACAAACAACAGAGAGATTCTTAAGTTGAAAGATGAAAATGGTGATACTGTTCTTCATATTGCCGTGTCCACAAATCAGCTTCAG ATAGTTAAGTTGTTAATCAAGAACATGAAAAATATAAACGAAAAGAATACACAAGGAATGACAGCTCTTGACATAGCAATAGGACTTCCAGACGAACAAAGCAGAGAAATGAAGAGAGTTTTACGTTCTGCTGGTGCTTCAACTACCTCTTCACTGAAAAAAGACGTTCTTTTATCAGATTTTCTTGGATCAAAAGAGACAATCACCGAAAAATTCGTAAAATACGACGTTAATCTAAGAAAAGGTTTATCAAATGACGTACGAAATGCTCTGCTAGTTGTAGCTATACTCATTGCAACAGCTACCTATCAAGCCTTGCTCAGCCCACCTGGCGGCGTAACACAAAGCGACGGCAGCACAACAACCACCGCGAGCAGCGGTGATCGTCCTGGGACGGTGGTTTTGCCGAAGAAATACTTCAACCCCATAATGTATACGAATACGATATGTTTTGTAATTTCAGTTGGGTTGATTATTTTCTTGGTACAAACTAGTAGGTATAGTTTGCCGTTACAATTGTCTTTGGTTTTCATGATGTTGAGTTACATGATTTCATTGTTAGCTATATTTCCGCCGGGGAAAGTTGCTGCATATGCTGTGATTTCATCTTCTATTGTGATTATATATGCAAGGTTTCTAGGATCAATGGAGTATGTTCCTGGTTTAAGATGGTTACTTGGCTATGATCGTCTTAAATTGCAGAGGAAAGTTGTACTTAGCAAGTATGCAAAGGATGGGTTTAATTAG
- the LOC104247534 gene encoding ankyrin repeat-containing protein BDA1-like codes for MDAAEKLAEAARMNNIDVLYELLCSDPFLLESFEQVQFIDTPLHIAASEGCTHFAIEIMSLKPSFCGRLNTNGFSPLDLALRNGHRETVSRLVQFDPDLIRVQGKERITPLHYVAETDDVEFLAEFLLACPASIEDLTIRDETAVHTAVKNSNERAFKVLLGWLQRTENLDILDWKDEAGNTVLHIAASTNQPQVARRLIKRVYTLNEVNVEGLTAYDIALRLPTESSREIKKVLQKAGVCRSSLLPSVCSKAQFFSSKEYMSQKIVKLHAFLHKGLSEDTRNVLLVVAVLIATASYQAVLSPPGGLYSNDNGKSQGGLSNGQVQMPTNYLNLFLIFNSLAFALSVGMMVLFIQDSLGGALLDLALLFLMFSYFLSMFSISGNTKTGLMSAGGALAIISSLFLFFLIIMPKMWVDAPGMMLLDCLTRRETVSDRMQYRLVAKKYSSLVGHKCKGIHCNDNIGILHNLAFFSE; via the exons ATGGATGCAGCTGAGAAGCTAGCGGAGGCTGCTCGCATGAATAATATTGATGTGTTGTATGAGCTTCTATGTTCAGATCCATTTCTACTGGAAAGCTTTGAACAGGTACAATTTATCGATACGCCTCTGCATATAGCAGCCTCAGAAGGTTGTACACACTTTGCTATTGAAATAATGAGCTTAAAACCTTCATTTTGTGGGAGACTCAACACCAACGGATTTAGCCCCCTTGACTTGGCTTTGCGCAACGGACACAGGGAGACTGTGTCAAGGCTGGTTCAATTTGACCCCGACCTTATCCGAGTGCAAGGAAAGGAAAGAATTACACCTTTGCATTATGTTGCAGAAACAGATGACGTAGAATTTTTGGCCGAATTTTTACTAGCTTGTCCTGCATCTATCGAGGACTTGACCATTCGCGATGAAACTGCAGTTCATACTGCTGTGAAAAATAGCAATGAAAGAGCATTCAAAGTCCTCTTGGGATGGCTTCAGCGGACTGAAAATTTGGATATATTGGACTGGAAAGACGAAGCCGGGAATACAGTTCTGCATATTGCAGCTTCTACAAATCAACCCCAG GTGGCTAGACGTTTGATCAAAAGAGTATACACACTTAATGAAGTTAACGTAGAAGGCTTGACAGCATACGATATTGCCTTAAGACTACCAACGGAGTCGAGCAGAGAAATTAAGAAAGTTTTGCAAAAGGCAGGAGTTTGCAGATCTTCATTACTTCCCTCAGTTTGTAGCAAGGCGCAATTTTTCAGTTCaaaagaatacatgtctcagaaAATAGTAAAGCTCCACGCTTTTCTACATAAGGGTTTATCAGAAGATACGCGCAATGTGCTTCTAGTGGTTGCAGTTCTAATTGCAACAGCTTCTTATCAAGCTGTATTGAGTCCTCCAGGAGGACTTTATTCCAATGATAATGGAAAATCACAAGGTGGTTTAAGCAATGGACAAGTACAAATGCCGACTAATTATCTGAATTTGTTCCTCATTTTCAACTCCTTGGCCTTTGCTTTGTCTGTTGGAATGATGGTGTTATTCATTCAGGATAGTTTGGGTGGCGCGCTGCTAGATCTGGCGCTACTTTTTCTAATGTTTAGCTATTTCCTATCCATGTTTTCAATTTCAGGGAATACTAAAACTGGTTTAATGAGTGCAGGTGGCGCGTTAGCTATTATTTCTtcgcttttcttgtttttcttgaTAATAATGCCAAAGATGTGGGTGGATGCGCCAGGAATGATGCTACTCGATTGTTTGACACGCCGGGAAACTGTTTCTGATCGAATGCAGTATCGTCTGGTAGCTAAGAAGTATTCATCATTAGTTGGTCATAAGTGTAAAGGGATCCATTGTAATGATAATATTGGAATTTTGCACAATCTTGCCTTTTTCAGCGAATGA